The sequence below is a genomic window from Salvelinus namaycush isolate Seneca chromosome 2, SaNama_1.0, whole genome shotgun sequence.
aaatagaaagcaCCTGCGGCTATTGTGTTAAGCGGTTATCAAAAAATTCATAAATAGGTACTcgtatatgcttaatttagagttagtAATGTAAGTTtagttctacaaacgttgggctatactTTTTGATAcgttgtaaggctgcatgatggaACTAATGATTTGAAAAAAAGTAGCTTGAAAGGAGTGAGCTCTGCTTTgatttgtcagccaacaagatgagtaggcctaacgaacagcaaaagcactagcctgcgtcaatctactatcccccatagtacaaaagttgacctattctgtgcaagaaataaatattccaaacatagtctgggacagttgtgggatgccacattgaaagtcactgagcactgctgccaatgtttgtctatggatattGCATGGCTGTGGGCTCGATTTTATACAACTGTCAGCACTCACTCCACTCACGCTGCAGCTGCAACGAAAGAGTTGCCAAGTGTATCAGTAGCCCTGCGTttttattattagcagctcgtcgtGTCTTTAAAtattgaggaatatttcactttctctggtcataggagcaacgaatttgtgcatgaggcacaAATAATGTAGTGTgtctcgagtttcgccatcatgTGGATGACTGTGTCCCCTCAGGTCAGTCTAACCCAGGAAGGGAGAGAACAGGGACTGTGAGGCAGACCctcttctgctctctccctccgctgagactgaccatcagatgcaggtaccatcagtccagtaaaataaaataaaaagctaatGATTTCAATTGATGCTTTGCCTTGCAAGTGATGCAACTGATCAATTTTGTCATCGAAGctcgagttttgaaatataatatggtctaAGAAGAACAATATTGACAGgccaagcatagccaatatgctgtgataatgtgtcagtgcagtaggcctaacctcattcctacagaacagTTTTTATTACGTTAATGTTGTataggcttacattttttaagtTAAAACATATCTGAGCGGTAGATGTCAGCCtgctttttgactgcgaaagtgaACTTGACtcaaaaggttggtgaccactcaATTGAATAATCAGTCTATTTCCATAATGCCAACatttcacccaagtgttttgatcgAAATCtcaagtcaaatcgcaattgtAACATTTGGTTAAAACTAAGGCCAAGATTTGATGCCCATATTGTGCAGCTCTACgtaacagtataaaacaatcagaatgggaAAAGCTTTGTTGCTACCCTAGGGTTATGCACAACTCATGAAGCAAATTTTGAACATTTTTATTATTCATAAACATGAAATGCCATCATACCGTTAAGTGATGTGAAAAATATTGTgatatattttggccatatcatGTCACAATCTTATCTGATTTATAATAGACCAATAACTGTTCATCTGAGCTAGGGGGTGGGATCTAGACCATCCTATCAGtcaatcagggctgtgtatgtaaatgtctTCAAATTAGTTTACTAACACCCACACAATTACTGAGCATTTCAATGGTCAAAAGAAGCTCGGGGAAattaattatataaaatatattctggAGTTATTTTCATTAAATAGTGATTTACTAGAAATACagtgatataaaaaaaaaaatatgcaatttaaaagactGCATAAGGACTTTTTGGCCCAGATCATCAAGTGGAGGCAAACAGCAAGTGAGTGGATCCTACATGAGGAAAATGTTTAACTTATAACCTAGTCTCTCAGCAACTAAAGTAATGGTCAATAATTTCTGGCATTCATCTACATCACAGGTCCTTGTTCTAATTTGATTTCTGTTCTGTCTACTGCAGGGGGAGAGTGAGTTCTGTCTCCTGCTAGCTCTGCCATGTGGACGGGACCAGGAGGATGTCCTGAACCAGACCCAGGCCCTAAGAACCGCTTTCATCAACTACCTACAGGCCAAGCTGGCAGCAGGCATCATCAATGTCCCCAACCCAGGCTCCAATCAGGTGGGTCTCAGTCTGCCTATTTAGGTGTTTGCTACAGTCGATGTCTGTTTTTGCAaaccatcagccactccttgttTTTGATCAAATGTAATTTGTTAGTAAATGTGAAGTTatacactcccctacgtatttatttggacagtgaagctaaaactgttcatttggctctatactccagcattttggatttgagatcaagtGTTTTGTGAGGCGACAGTACCGAATGGCAGcttttttatttgagggtatgtCAGTTTTACAGTTTAGAAATGAATGCAATTTGTATCTATCCCCCattttgaaggtgtcataagtatttggacaaattcacttatagtgcgGTCAAACtatattttcctgtgttttatatatatttccacactgaggttggaataatactgcgaaaatgataatgccattttagtgtaagagctgttttaaAAGACAGTCTGAAATGTAAgcatgttttggtgggatggagtgttggcctggtaaattagttaatagaccaataagaaagagttccaaaacCCTCTGCcaaacagctagttttcagttttcccctccacactcagaccactcccagacagtccaagctaaattcttgcttgagaaattgctctttgctaagaagatatttttgtgttatttttgacaattttaattgaaaacaatcacagtaaggtagtTAATTGTTATCCAGAAATTAGTTGatattgagggggaaaaaagctGCATTGTAGTCAAGTTtaatatttggtcccatattcctagcatgcaatgactacatcaaccttgtgactctacaaacttgttggatgcattttcagttcgttttggttgtttcagattatgttgtgcctaatagaaattaatggtaaataatattGTCATTTGAGTCACTATTGTAATAGGTTTCTTAagacttctacattaatgtggctgctaccatgattatggataatcatgaatgaggagtgagaaagttagatgcaCAAAGCCCCCAAAAAATGACCTATAATGGGAGGTATGATATTTATGGCGCTAACTTctttcacgattcattcatgattatccataatcatggtagcatccacattaatgtagaagtgttcagaaacgtattctattcttatttacaataagtgactccaaaatgacacaatacattatttacaattAATTTCTATTGAGCACAACATAACCTgaaaaacaaccaaaacaaactgcaaatgcatccagcAAGTTTGTagtagtcattgtgtgcttgGAATATGAGATCAAATACTAAACTTTAGAcactaagtgaatttgtccaaaataCTTATGACGCCTTCAAATGGGTGGATTACATAAAGCTCTTTCATTTCTAAATGCTAAAACATATGTATGAAATTACCCTAAAATAAAAGGTAACATACTGTCCTGTCACTTATTATACATTTATTAGTTTTTTTGTAATTTTAAcccccatttttctccccaatttcattattacgatcttgtctcatcgggctcaggagaggcgaaggtcgagtcatgcgtccttcGAAGCATGACCCACCAaactgcgcttcttaacacctgctcgcttaacccaaAAACCAGCCGcacaatgtgtcggaggaaacactatTCAACTGATGACCGTAGTCAGCCTGTAGGTACCctgcctgccacaaggagtcgctagagcacgatgagcttAGTAAAGGCCCCGGCCAAACCTAACGACGCTCGACCAATTGTGTGCTGGCCTATAGGACTcccgggatcgaaccccaggctgtagtgatacTGCGATGCAAGGccaatataaaacatttgatctcaaatccaaaatgctggaatatagagccaaattaaaagtttGCGTCAATGTGTGTGTTTTACGTTTTAGAAGTATCTTTAGATAGTTTAGTCTTTCAACTGATCCATTTCTATCTCTCTTCTCCAGCCTGCCTACGTGTTGCAGATATTCCCACCATGTGAGTTTTCAGAGAGCCACCTATCCCGGCTAGCCCCTGACCTCCTCAACCGGATCTCCAATATCTCCCCTCACCTCATGATCGTCATCACCTCCGTTTAACGACCCCCCTTCCCCAGCGGGAAAAGGGAACCACCTCTTCTCTTCAGTGGACGTACTTAACGTTGAGCCTCAGGAACCAAGAGGAATGGCAGGATCTTTGCTCCTGGAGACACTGGGAACATGTAGGAATAACGTCCTATTAGAACTTTTACCTTTTCCatatcttttttgttgttgtcactcCTGGTATTTTTGTCCTTCTCAAAAGAGTGAGCTCAGGGATGGactagaccagagccctatatgtGTCCATTCTTattggacaattttttttttcctgctgtatttgtatttattgggGAGTTTATTTTTACGTAGGGAGATACTTTGAAGAAAAATCTGGATGTTTGATGAAAAGAATGAGTGACTGTGTGGcctttttttcttcatctttttaaTGATTATGGTTCATTTTTCAATTCTTCATAAGAAAGGATCATAGGTCATTGTACAACAATGGCAAACATAGACATTTCAACATGTATTTAAACAAACGTCATTTTTCAGTCTATCCCATAGAGGAGAAAGAATTAACTTCAAAATACTATTAGGGCATGTCTCATGGCTCCCTACTcctcatatagtgcactacttagggccctggtcaaaagtagcatagaaaggaaatagggtgccatttgggactcatagATCTTGTAGAGAGGACAGTGTCAGCCTAACAAACCCATTTGATTCCACCAGCTCTGCTGTTCCATTTTCTCTCTACTCAAACCAGACAAGGCTCTTCCCTTCCACCTGTTTCCGCATTATACGAGCAACAGTGGGATTATAGAGTTTTTGGAATACTGGACTCTGTAAatattttaaatatttaaaatggacaaaatggAACTTGAGATGACTTGACACCAAGAGACTTCCAACCAACCGTGGAAATACAAGGTGGGATTGTTGGGGTTGTAAGGAAGGACGCAGATGAAACCCCTTGATTTCGTGGAGTAAATGCTTCTAATACAGCAGGTTGGCAAACTCTCGTGTGGAGTTTGCTGAGGGCACATCACATTTTGTTACTCCAATAAAAAAACAATCCAGAACTTGAACATTAAATGAGCTCTTTTGTTTCATCTGGATGTTTGTCATTGTTGTTTCTCTTTGAGATGCTGTCTGTTTGAAATAAATGTTTGAACATTGTGTAAATATAATCTGTGTTCAGTAAAGGCCTACTTCATTCCTCACGGTTAGTTTATGTAACATATTGATTGAGACAGGATGTGGTGGTGGGTTAGGGGATTTCCCTTCACGTTGTCAAGTATTTGGAAATGAATCCCATTATAAATGGAACGTTCAATAGCATTTAATCACTGACAATCAGAGGGGTTAATGTGCATTGGAATTGTTGCATAAGTGACACAGGCCAAGTCCTTACACACACCCAGCCACCCTTGGCTTTCACACCACTTAAAGTCCAATAAACTACAGTGCACCACAAACTTTGTTTTAAtgaaaaatgtaattgaaaaaaaCAAATAGCAAATTAGCAGCTTCCATTCATGCAATGACAACATATCAACCCCTTAGGGATTACATTTATGAAGTCTCACAATCTGCAGGTGAAACAAGTCTTGACATATTAAAGCAAAGTACATGTTAATATTTGATTGATTTGTCATTGACCTTTAGTCAAATTCAGTTTAAAACAGCATGAGGAAGATTTATTGGGCTAGAATTATACATTAACAATTTACCAACATGGTCAAGAATATGGATACTATCACAATAATGGTTTAAAAAGGAAAATACTAGTAGCTAAATGTAAATAAAATGGTCAGTCATTTGAAGCCATTCACATAACATGGATGTCAATTGTAGATTCTACAATTACATGTCAACCAATATGTTTTGGTGTAAGTATGCACAATTTGTGTATAATTTAGTACTACTAAAGAGAGTCTGTGTATCCACCTGTTTGTGGGATTGTGTTCGTGTGTGACATTTCTTACAAAGACAATTACACGTTAATGTTTCAAATCTACACTAGAACCAAACAGAGCTACCAGCTGGTTCTCATATTGGGAAATGTTCCTCTTCATGATCTCCTTACAGGAACCCAGCAAACGCTCAAATGCCTGAATGTCTATTACTGCAAaagagaggtgagggagagaaagagggggtgtcaAGTCAAATTCTTTAAAAGGCTACTGATCTACTGGGTCTGTATTTATAGTGTCCTTGTGTAAAAGActaaactgaccctagatcagcactcctgagACTACTCTGAGGCGCTATGGGCCCGATTCAGACTTCGGAAATGTATTCCTTTCCTATGCAcgtctcagtagttggtattcagatgCATAGCTGCCTAATGCTTTGCAGGCATGGTTCCCTTCACGTGCGCTGAATAGATTTAATTAAACCGCTGGGTTTTCAGTACGTTTAATTCAAATTTTCTCAACAGACTCATTAGAATATATGGAGAGAACAGTTCAGAATGTAAATACACGCATATTTGTCTACTTTTCAGCACCAATTGATACatttaaaaatactctgatcttgtatattatttaaggttaggaaagtatttatgaattataaaaaataaaaaaatattttagagaGCCTTTTCACAAAATATATTGGTTTatcaaaaatacagtggtttgattcaACCTGGAAGTTGCCATATTCAAATTGTTCAATCCATGAAACATCGGAAGGTAAGAAAAATGTACAATAGGGGTTGACCTGAACTTGacctataaatctaccctaataATCCTCACTTATGGAACTGTGATGACAACGGTCCAGTGGTTGTGAACTGTGCGCCATCCGCCAAGGCTCCAGGTTCAAACGGCTAAGTATGGTCTGCATTTTACAATGATTCAAATAGGTTACATGTTCCAAATTAATGCAAAGCTTGTAATACgttagcctaatatgatccactattGGTAGCAATCCTCAGGAACAACCACACaaacgtgacagaggaaagaaaggtaaaCTAACGATGTAATGGAATGTTGAAAACGAAGTAACattaaagtgacagttataaatgtatgttgAAAAACTGACCGTGGCTaccgatagtggctaatatttaaaggtcatgaacagtcaaaatcatgtttttcatgcAAATGGATGATATTTAGATGAAACCATATGAAAGTATGAAAAATGATTGTTGCTTCTACATGgataaagtttgatcataaagttactgttCCCCCATGTCAAAAGGTTGGATTCAGGAGGCGGGATTAtttttaatacaccaatggtaacatgatattctcCGCCTTGTAACCAACATCAGAGAAGGCATGTTTGCGGAGGGGCGGGCGTGGTttatatagctagatagctactctaCAGTGGCCAAAATTTGGCTGTATGGTATCAGCATATATAATAAAAAATTCATCTATGGCAAAGAAacactatacagttgaagtcggaagtctacgtacactttagccaaatacatttaaactcaaatcctgacatttaatcctagtaaaaattccctgttttaggtcagttaggatcaccactttattttaagaatgtgaaatgtcagaataatagtagagtgtaTATACACTCTACTGTATATACAAGTGTATATACACTCCGACTGTATATACAACATTTTGTGGATACCCTTTTTAAATTAGTGGATTAgcccatttcagccacacctgttgctgataggtgtataaaatcgagcccaccgccatgcaatctccatagacaaacattggcagtagaatggccttactgaagagctcagtgactttcaacatggcaccatcatagggtgccacctttccaacaagtcagttcgtcaaatttatgccctgccagagctgacccggtcaactgtaagtgctattattgtgaagtggaaacgtctaggagcaacaacggttcagccgcgaagtggtaggccacacaagctcacagaacgggaccaccgagtgctgaagcgcgtaaaaatcgtctgtcctcggttgcaactcactcctgagttccaaactgcctctggaagcaacgtcagctgaactgttcgtcgggagcgtcatgaaatgggtttccatggccgagcagccgcacacaagccgaagatcaccatgcgcaatgccaagcgtcggctggagtggtgtaaagctcgccgccattggactccatagtggaaacgcgttctctggagtgacgaatcccgcttcaccatctggcaatgctctggacgaatctgggttctgcggatgccaggagaacgctacctgcccaaatgcatagtgcaaactgtagtgtttggtggaggaggaataatggtctggggctgtttttcttgaTTCGGCCTAGGCCCCTTAgtcccagtgaagggaaatcttaacgttacagcatacaatgacattctagacgattctgtgcttccaactttgtcaCAACAGTttgggaagaccctttcctgtttcagcatgacaatgcccccgtgcacaaagtgaggtccatacagaaatggtttgtcgagattggtgtggaaaaacttgacttgactggcctgacctcaaccccatcgaacacctttgggatgaattggaacaccgactgtgagccaggcctaatcgcccaacatcagtgcccgacctcacttatgctcttgtggctgaattgaagcaagtcccacagcaatgttccaacatctagtggaaagccttcccagaagagtagagtctgttatagcaggaaagggagggaccaactccatattaatgcccgtgattttggaatgagatgttcgatgagcaggtgtccacatacttttggtcatgtagtgtacttatTTGTCTCCCCtttaatctgtgtctggtgttagctagttactggctagctaggtcttcagaatattctaaaatccgcatAATAACAAaggcgcattttcccaccagagatgtttccataaaatggacttgttgcagataaaaggctgtgcgagCGCGATGATGTAGTGCAGATAAACATACATTTtgtggttaaattcccatgtacggaataaaaaatacaagttaaataggtttccatcgcattttaaACTCTACTGAGTTATATAGTGAATGTGCCCACTCTTATATTATTGGCAAGTGCGCTATCTGggcgctgttggctagagcgcaccaGTCgtttacatgatgagattatatGGACAAAAGCAAGATTATTTTTACTTGTCAAactgcagccaagcatcgattatcatgtcaccagaataagaccctggatatttattggaaaggagcatcaagctcatcaccttgcactttcatcaccctgtgaagttctttataatttatttcatctgtagcctaataaactgcatgctttcccgagtcgtagtgcgAGGACCACAGaacatgtcatcgcgtgactccaaatttacttcgatttgatggttattatatcaatatttacgcataaaagcgtttccaccgacatttctcgaataattaattttaccgacacaaaaatcTCTCGCCTTGTctagtgtattttgttttgttgacatttagAACGTTTACCAAATAGAAAAATGTTTCCGTCAGGCaggtaatacatttttttatccgTTATTTACTTTACTCGCATGAAAAGGTTCGATGGAAACCAGGTTATTGCTTTGTGTATCACCAAATTAGCTTGAGAGGATTATACTGCAACACCGCTCACTGTATCCAAATTTCTTGGCATAGGCGTTTCAAACagctgtcagtcaaggcgagCTCATGACAATAAACTCCCTTcccactcagcctgtcttttcaaacttcctggtagtttTCGCATTTCCATTACCCCAAAATATTATGGATGATATTTTAGTCACTCAAAATGCTATTTTAAATGGGAATGACTTTAACACGATACAAATCGTACAAAATACAGTTACAATTAAAATACAATTCAAATATTCTAGAAATCATAAATCAACTCGGTAGGTTTGGCGCTATACTATAATTTGCATATGGCTACAGAAGCCTATAGCTTGGGTCTCCACATTTCATATCTGCAAGTTATAAGGCCAACATttcataaactctactgtggaaaaggtgatatgttgatatgcttcagtttgctgccatgtgactggtttcacatttgtctccagtgATCATAAGGTGAcatagataaaaaaaaaacatttgtcatttaTATTTACGACCCCCTTATCCAAACGGCGTTCTAATTTACCTAGTtattatcaatagctcttatcaatttgTAAATTAGAGTGCATGGAGAATGGCAGCGGttgaaaaagtactcaattgtcatacttgagtaaaagtaaagataccttatattttttattgacggatagccagggacacacaaCAAATTGcgttccaaacacttaaaagacacaccctatcccctcagccctcaaattaagtgaacacttctgatgacgtttgaccgagtatacacttgcagggcaaggggcgagggaggcaggaatgattttatttttttatatctttttttggcgtttaacaattgtattttttAGTACATCAGTTAAGTCAACTAGTAACATCTATTAAGAATCCAAAGTGTATTCCTCTTTTGCATTCCATGTGTGGACCCACTTCCAGTAACATCCTAGATGATTCAAAAGTCTGGCAAAGTTACTTAATTGCCCTACAACAGCACTAAGTCATGTGCTTTGAAACAAAACTCCACTTTACAAACGCATAAAATCTGCAGTGGCACAAAGATTAGATTTagggtgtgtctgaaatggcaccctattccttatagtgtactacttttgggTAGTGTAATAGGATCAGGATGCCATATCAGCCCTAGTTCTTTAAAGAACAAGACTAGCAGATCTCTGAACAGCAAAAGCTGCAATACAACACCTGATGCTGTGAAAAAAGGTGAAATCAATCAATATGTTAACAAACAGTGATCAATAAGTGCTATGAACAGTCAGGTGTGAGATACACGGGGACACTGTTCCAAAGCTGCACTATGGAATAGAGAGATCATGTCAAGGGCCTATGCACAGCACATGCTTCCTTAAAGGACAACTACGTACACTGCTATTTTTCATTAGGTCAGAAGCTGCAATGACAAAAGCTACATATCCAAAGAAATGGGCTATGTATGAAACAGTTACTTGAGGTCAAATTCTTGCTTCCTCAGTCCTTTTTTCGTTAATCTCTCAAAGCTTCATTGGTGGTATAAGGACATTACCTTGGATCCTATCCTCCAATGCCATTTGAAAGGAATTGAGGATTTGAAGGCTAGTAACATCTAGACAGCCGTGGAATAGAAGCAACAAGGAGACAAATATCCACATGTAAAACTATAGCAAGTACACTTATAGTAGAGAAGCTAAATTCACAAACTGGGAGAACTTATTTTTCTTCATAAAGTGGGTGGCAGTGAACAAAAATACTGGCCATCAACTAAATATAAATCAATCTTTGGATACGTAAAAAACCCTATAGTATACAATTCCCCTATAGACTGATCTGTTCAGTTTTCTGATGTCTCGGCACCGCCCTCTTTGGTTTCCTTCTTAGCACGCACCTCTTCCAGTTTTTTGTCCTTCTCACTCATGGCTGCCTGAAGGGCCTCCTTGTTTTCTTTGTTAGCCTCCATCTTCTGGTTAAGCTTCTCCTCTGCTATCTTGCTGAAGTTGTTCTCCTCCATGGCTTTCCTTTGCACCTCCTTCTCATGCATCCGCTTGTCAGCGAGGTGTTTCAGAACCTCCGCTTCATGggacttcctcctctcctctcctctgcagccTCTAGTTTCCTCAATCTCCTCCAGGGACAGGTCCTTCTTCTTGGGGGGAAAAAGGGGGAACTCTCCCTTGGCGTCTGGAGCTGGAGCTCCTAGGATCACCTCGAACGCCTGGCCAGACGCACGTTTGTCAATCTCCTTAACCAGAATATCTCCGCAGGAAGAGGCCATTTCAGCAGTGGACAGAGTCAATGTACCTTTACAAACAGTGAAACAAATTTCTCCTCAGCAGCCAGACTTTAGCCGCGAATTTTCTGCTCGAGCATGGCCAGTTCGCGCATAAAAAGCCCCAAATGTGGCAGGAATGATTTTTAATGGTCCATCCTTCGCCGGAATTTCGTCACTCGTTCATCccgcgatgattgtgttttcaacttgtgggtgctttatatgcgctacagtcaattatgattgcatgtctacttatattaaatataGAATTATTAATAtatgcctactgtatgatagctagcaaattaattagctaactaacgttagcctgcctagctggaacttctgaaggacatttttttttttcttctacaatttccaaaagatacccaaacaaaaatatatttacttTTTACGAGACCTGTTTGTgctgtcatgtgcattagtagcacaatgtataacttatttgcattcgtttttacttacacttgtatgttgacttctccattgatgttgttttgaagttttcgttgacttttcttagcggatgtacaattaTGGGGATTATACAGTCGCAAAACCgactaaaaacgagggctgagggccttacattgcaaacttcccttgcttggttTATCATT
It includes:
- the LOC120063397 gene encoding stathmin-like — protein: MASSCGDILVKEIDKRASGQAFEVILGAPAPDAKGEFPLFPPKKKDLSLEEIEETRGCRGEERRKSHEAEVLKHLADKRMHEKEVQRKAMEENNFSKIAEEKLNQKMEANKENKEALQAAMSEKDKKLEEVRAKKETKEGGAETSEN